A window of the Hordeum vulgare subsp. vulgare chromosome 5H, MorexV3_pseudomolecules_assembly, whole genome shotgun sequence genome harbors these coding sequences:
- the LOC123399551 gene encoding zinc finger A20 and AN1 domain-containing stress-associated protein 7-like — MAHNAAAATPQKRKYTETEEEETAGLCANGCGFFGAAATGNLCSKCYRDHVFAAGVDTMATASVFIDPDRSTALPPAKKARMTVAVPSSESDGAAACSAAAAVAADPAVTPVKQPAVAANRCAACRKKVGLLGFRCRCEGTFCSVHRHSEKHDCGFDFKAAGQEQIAKHNPVVVADKMSGRI; from the coding sequence ATGGCGCACAACGCAGCCGCGGCGACGCCGCAGAAGCGCAAGTACAcggagaccgaggaggaggagacggccgGCTTGTGCGCCAACGGATGCGGCTTCTTCGGCGCCGCCGCCACCGGCAACTTGTGCTCCAAGTGCTACCGCGACCACGTCTTCGCCGCCGGCGTTGACACCATGGCCACGGCGAGCGTCTTCATCGACCCTGATCGTTCGACCGCGCTTCCTCCGGCGAAGAAGGCCAGGATGACCGTCGCCGTCCCGTCCTCTGAATCTGATGGTGCGGCCGCCTGCTCCGCCGCTGCCGCCGTGGCAGCTGACCCCGCCGTGACGCCCGTGAAGCAGCCGGCGGTGGCGGCTAACCGGTGCGCGGCGTGCCGCAAGAAGGTTGGGCTGCTGGGGTTCCGATGCCGCTGCGAGGGCACCTTCTGCAGCGTGCACCGCCACTCGGAGAAGCACGACTGTGGGTTCGACTTCAAGGCCGCCGGCCAGGAGCAAATAGCCAAGCACAACCCCGTCGTGGTTGCGGACAAGATGAGCGGAAGGATTTGA